The sequence TACCACCATCAAAACGATAAACCCAATCTTAACAGCACCTAAAATGATGGCCACCTGATCATGCCTAAAGCCCATTCTCATTAGGAAATGGTGAACATGGCTTTTGTCTGCGGTCATCGGGGAAATACCTTTTCTAGCCCTCTTGACAAATACACGCAAGGTATCGTAAAAAGGAACTATCAACAATGCTGCTGCTGTAGCTAATGGAGCGTGAAATTTAAAACTGTCTGCAGGAATGGCCACATTACTTTCAATAAATTTAATGCATAAGACAGATAAGGCAAACCCTAAAGTCAAAGAACCGGTATCCCCCATGAAAATTTTTGCGGGATGCCAATTATAAACCAAGAAGGATAAAACGGCTCCTACAAATGTAAATGCGATAAAACCATACGTAGTATGACCGGAATAGAGAAACCATCCGCCAAGCCCCAAAAAGGTAATGATACTTAATGTTCCGGCAAGACCATCCAGTCCATCAATAAGGTTAAACGCATTCGTCAGTCCAATAATAGCGAATATGGTCAGCGAGTAACTGAACCAAAGTGGCAGTTCATAAACTCCCATTAATCCGTAAAAATTGGATACCCTCACATCACCTAAAACCACCACGGTGATCACAGCTATCAATTGCCCAATGAGCTTTTGATATGCCGTCAATTCGACCAAGTCGTCTCTCAAACCAAGAATAAACATGATAGACAATCCCAAAAGGAAAAATCTGATTTCTACCAATTGCAGGTAGTTCAACCAAATGAGAATCCCTCCTAAAAGCCCAATGAAAATGGCAATCCCTCCCATAGAGGGCACTGAATATTTATGGATCTTTCTACCTCCCGGCTTATCCAATAAATTTCCTTTTTTTATGAGAAATATTAGCAAGGGTGTTAATATAATCCCTATGAAAAAAGCAGTCAGTACAGAAAATAATACTAATAGCATAGAAAAGTATTAAAGGTAATCAATATGTAAAACTTGGCATCGGTGAAGGCTTCACCATTCTTAAATCATCAACAAACAGCTAAGAATATTAATATTCTTTTTCTATTTTTCAAATATACTAATTTTTTATCAAATTCCTCGATTGTAACAATTCATTAATATTGCTTTACTCAGAATTTCAACTATTTAAGGCAATGGAGATACGTCTCTTTTCAAGATAAAACGCTATTTCTGGGAACCAGGGTTTATCCTCATGGGGAATACAGATCCCCTGCCTGAAAAACTTCCATGAACACAAGGAATCTGGTTAGGTAGCATATCCGATACCTGGCCTCGGAGAGCCGGCACATCCATAGCCATGAGTTTCTCCCATGATAAATCAACCCGTTCAGTGCCAATAGCGGGATCAATCATTTAACGGTATGAAGTATCCATTCATAAGAAGATGTCAATATTCTCTCCCAAAAAATATACCCTGAACCCTTCCTATCCGTGCCCATCCGTGGCAAGGCACATGTCCGGCAATCATAAGT comes from Echinicola vietnamensis DSM 17526 and encodes:
- a CDS encoding glycosyltransferase family 4 protein → MLLVLFSVLTAFFIGIILTPLLIFLIKKGNLLDKPGGRKIHKYSVPSMGGIAIFIGLLGGILIWLNYLQLVEIRFFLLGLSIMFILGLRDDLVELTAYQKLIGQLIAVITVVVLGDVRVSNFYGLMGVYELPLWFSYSLTIFAIIGLTNAFNLIDGLDGLAGTLSIITFLGLGGWFLYSGHTTYGFIAFTFVGAVLSFLVYNWHPAKIFMGDTGSLTLGFALSVLCIKFIESNVAIPADSFKFHAPLATAAALLIVPFYDTLRVFVKRARKGISPMTADKSHVHHFLMRMGFRHDQVAIILGAVKIGFIVLMVVFNELPDIVMLPTLMVLVVAGGVVLDRLTLRRVKQIVRCSPRVLAQRSYHGMRAKVKIDEKVLRQEDVNLN